In Kwoniella pini CBS 10737 chromosome 4, complete sequence, one DNA window encodes the following:
- a CDS encoding NAD(P)H:quinone oxidoreductase, type IV, with product MYGHIDALATEIIKGVESTGAIVKPYVIQETLPNEVLSQMYANTSLQSKYPVITPQDLKEIDGLILGAPTRYGRLPSQVDAFFDQTGGLWASGALVGKFVTMFTSAAGQHSGHESTYLTTFPFFAHHGFSSIFSMLHLPMLTFGLPAAYSNPLIGNVDSVQGGSPYGASTVAGADGHLQPTANDLAVAEHQGKYFANFVGTFVKGKQAAASTPTTDAHMPVLGKVAGEPTASTNGYSVDKTTTTPTEKATSTAAPAQATGESTPTATGTPAEKAAAPAATPAATPAATPAKTAEKKQKKKGFFSCCDDSGIDK from the exons ATGTACGGGCACATCGATGCTCTTGCAACCGAAATTATCAAGGGTGTTGAGTCGACTGGAGCTATTGTTAAGCCTTATGTGAT TCAAGAGACTTTGCCCAACGAAGTACTTTCCCAGATGTACGCCAATACCTCCCTTCAATCCAAATACCCAGTCATTACTCCTCAAGATCTCAAGGAGATTGATGGGTTAATTTTGGGAGCGCCAACGAG ATACGGTCGACTTCCCTCCCAAGTAGATGCATTCTTCGATCAGACCGGTGGATTATGGGCAAGTGGTGCTTTAGTAGGAAAATTCGTCACTATGTTCACAAGTGCTGCGGGTCAACATAGTGGTCACGAG TCAACATATTTGACtactttccctttcttcgCTCATC ATGGTT TTTCGTCCATTTTCTCAATGCTGCATTTACCCATGCTGACTTTCGGACTGCCCGCAGCGTATTCCAATCCTCTAATCGGTAATGTCGACTCCGTACAAGGTGGTTCTCCCTACGGAGCATCGACCGTTGCAGGTGCAGATGGTCATTTACAGCCAACCGCCAACGACCTTGCTGTTGCAGAACATCAAGGTAAA TACTTCGCCAATTTCGTCGGTACCTTTGTGAAAGGTAAACAAGC CGCCGCTTCTACTCCTACTACCGATGCACACATGCCGGTTCTTGGGAAAGTTGCTGGGGAACCAACAGCGTCTACAAATGGTTATTCAGTAGATAAAACCACCACTACCCCAACGGAAAAAGCTACATCTACTGCTGCACCAGCCCAAGCTACTGGCGAAAGTACGCCAACAGCTACAGGTACTCCAGCTGAAAAGGCAGCTGCACCAGCAGCTACTCCAGCAGCTACTCCAGCAGCTACTCCAGCAAAGACGGCcgagaagaagcagaagaagaaaggatttTTCTCCTGTTGTGATGACTCGGGTATTGACAAATAG